Proteins encoded in a region of the Bacillus methanolicus genome:
- a CDS encoding stage V sporulation protein D, producing MRVSNVTVRKRLTIALIAGILIFFIIDLRLGYVQFFLGNMLTDRAKDSWSRNIPFEPERGEIMDRNGVPLATNVSAPTVYAVPRQIENPAETAEKLAAVLNMSKEKAYKLITKTASSVRIPEGRKISHEKAKEIRALGLKGVYIGEDSKRHYPFGSYLSHVLGFAGADNQGLMGLELYYDKELKGKKGSVKFYADAKGKRMNDMADDYEPPIDGLDLKLTIDTKIQTIVERELDIAQATYNPDGIIAIAMNPNTGEILAMASRPDFDPANYKNVAPEIYNRNLPVWSTYEPGSTFKIITLAAALEEGKVDLEKEHFHDPGFVKVGGARLRCWKRGGHGSQSFLEVVQNSCNPGFVELGQRLGKEKLFSYIKKFGFGEKTGIDLQGEGTGILFALDKVGPVEQATTAFGQGVSVTPIQQVAAISAAINGGTLYTPYVAKELIDPRTGEVVMKKSPFAKRKVISEETSKKIRYALESVVAQGTGGKAFVDGYRVGGKTGTAQKAVNGRYLENNHIVSFIGFAPADDPELVVYVGVDNPKGTVQFGGVVSAPIVGNIMGDSLRAMGVKPRKDQIDKEMTYADPRMIEVPDLVGLSKKELREVFLNFKIDASGEGDIVVKQTPQPGVKLKEGSTIRLYFGNN from the coding sequence ATGCGTGTATCGAACGTGACCGTCAGGAAAAGGCTGACGATAGCATTAATAGCAGGAATATTGATATTTTTCATTATCGATCTTCGATTAGGCTATGTTCAATTTTTTCTCGGAAATATGCTGACTGACCGTGCTAAAGATTCATGGAGCAGAAATATCCCGTTTGAACCGGAACGCGGAGAGATTATGGACCGAAATGGCGTTCCTTTAGCGACAAATGTTAGTGCACCGACAGTCTATGCAGTTCCGAGGCAAATCGAGAATCCGGCTGAAACGGCGGAAAAGCTGGCGGCTGTCTTAAACATGTCAAAGGAAAAAGCATATAAGCTGATTACGAAAACTGCTTCCTCTGTCCGGATTCCCGAAGGACGCAAGATTTCCCATGAGAAGGCGAAAGAAATCCGTGCTCTCGGATTAAAAGGCGTTTATATCGGGGAGGACTCGAAACGCCATTACCCTTTTGGCAGCTATTTGTCGCACGTTCTTGGATTTGCAGGTGCTGATAACCAAGGGCTTATGGGGCTTGAACTTTATTATGATAAGGAATTAAAAGGAAAAAAAGGATCTGTTAAATTTTATGCGGATGCAAAGGGCAAGCGCATGAATGATATGGCAGACGACTACGAACCGCCGATTGACGGACTTGATTTAAAACTGACGATTGATACAAAGATCCAAACAATTGTTGAAAGAGAACTAGACATTGCCCAAGCAACATATAATCCGGATGGAATTATTGCGATTGCCATGAACCCAAATACCGGTGAAATTTTAGCTATGGCCTCGAGGCCGGATTTTGACCCGGCGAACTACAAGAATGTAGCACCTGAAATTTATAATCGGAATTTGCCGGTATGGAGCACATACGAACCGGGTTCAACATTTAAAATTATTACTCTAGCGGCTGCCCTCGAAGAAGGGAAAGTAGATTTGGAGAAAGAACATTTTCATGACCCCGGATTTGTGAAAGTGGGCGGAGCAAGGCTTCGGTGCTGGAAAAGAGGAGGACACGGTTCACAGTCGTTCCTTGAGGTTGTGCAAAATTCATGTAATCCCGGTTTCGTCGAACTTGGACAAAGGCTTGGGAAAGAAAAATTATTTTCATATATTAAAAAATTTGGTTTTGGTGAAAAGACCGGCATAGATCTCCAAGGAGAAGGAACAGGAATTCTTTTTGCCCTCGATAAGGTCGGACCGGTTGAACAAGCAACAACTGCTTTTGGCCAAGGGGTATCTGTAACCCCCATCCAGCAAGTAGCTGCCATTTCTGCTGCCATTAATGGAGGCACTTTATATACACCATATGTTGCAAAAGAATTGATTGACCCAAGAACCGGGGAAGTTGTTATGAAAAAATCTCCCTTTGCAAAACGGAAAGTTATTTCCGAGGAAACTTCAAAGAAGATACGTTACGCACTAGAAAGCGTTGTTGCCCAAGGAACGGGCGGAAAAGCATTTGTTGATGGTTATCGGGTCGGAGGAAAAACCGGAACCGCGCAAAAAGCAGTGAATGGAAGATACCTTGAAAATAATCATATTGTTTCTTTCATCGGTTTTGCCCCGGCAGATGACCCCGAGCTTGTTGTTTATGTCGGCGTTGACAATCCGAAAGGCACCGTTCAATTTGGAGGAGTTGTGTCAGCGCCGATTGTAGGGAACATTATGGGCGACAGTTTAAGAGCTATGGGTGTTAAACCGCGTAAAGATCAGATTGACAAAGAAATGACATATGCCGATCCTCGTATGATAGAAGTTCCGGATTTAGTCGGTTTATCAAAAAAGGAACTCCGGGAAGTATTCCTGAATTTCAAGATTGACGCAAGCGGTGAAGGGGATATAGTTGTAAAGCAAACACCGCAGCCGGGAGTAAAATTAAAAGAAGGATCAACGATCAGGCTATATTTCGGTAATAATTAA
- a CDS encoding UDP-N-acetylmuramoyl-L-alanyl-D-glutamate--2,6-diaminopimelate ligase translates to MNLHTLLKFLHPLVPYKGDNPEITAIHNDSRLVEPGSLFICIKGHTVDGHDFAQTAVEKGAAAILAEREMQLDVPVIIVKDTYRAMAVLADAFYGQPSHKLHLIGITGTNGKTTTSHLIEKIFSDAGQKTGLIGTMYTKIGDETFETKNTTPESLMLQKTFKQMIDSGVETAVMEVSSHALVYGRVHGCDYNVAVFTNLTQDHLDYHKTMDEYRRAKSLLFSQLGNTFSHEKPKFAVLNADDPVSREYIQSTAAHVVTYGIDQPADIKAANLKIAANGTVFDLITPYGVEKISMKLIGKFSVYNVLASIGACLVSGIPLKQIIKSIEEVEGVPGRFELVNAGQDFAVIVDYAHTPDSLENVLKTIKQFAERNIYVVVGCGGDRDRTKRPLMAKIACQYATHPIFTSDNTRSEDPLKIIRDMEEGVKGKQYKSIVDRKEAIYYAINNAQKGDVILIAGKGHETYQQIGSEVFDFDDRVVAKEAIEGR, encoded by the coding sequence ATGAATTTACATACATTGCTAAAATTTCTGCACCCTCTTGTTCCTTATAAGGGGGATAATCCCGAAATTACTGCGATTCATAATGATAGTCGCTTAGTTGAACCGGGGAGCCTGTTTATCTGTATTAAAGGTCATACCGTTGACGGACATGATTTTGCTCAGACTGCAGTTGAAAAAGGAGCTGCAGCCATACTCGCTGAAAGAGAGATGCAACTTGATGTACCCGTCATCATCGTAAAAGATACATACCGGGCGATGGCCGTGCTCGCTGACGCTTTTTACGGCCAGCCAAGCCATAAACTGCATTTGATCGGAATTACCGGAACGAACGGTAAGACGACAACAAGTCATTTAATCGAAAAAATCTTTTCCGATGCCGGGCAAAAAACCGGTTTAATCGGAACGATGTATACAAAAATCGGCGACGAGACTTTTGAAACGAAAAATACAACCCCTGAAAGTCTGATGCTACAAAAAACATTTAAGCAAATGATCGACAGCGGTGTCGAAACGGCTGTGATGGAAGTATCTTCACATGCGTTGGTTTATGGTCGGGTGCATGGGTGTGATTACAATGTAGCGGTTTTTACGAACCTGACACAAGATCACCTTGATTATCATAAAACAATGGATGAGTACCGCCGGGCAAAAAGTCTGCTATTCTCCCAGCTTGGAAATACTTTTAGTCATGAAAAGCCAAAATTTGCTGTTTTGAATGCCGATGATCCTGTTTCTCGGGAGTATATCCAATCAACTGCTGCTCATGTTGTCACATACGGGATTGATCAGCCAGCCGATATTAAAGCGGCTAATTTGAAGATTGCAGCTAACGGAACGGTTTTTGATTTAATCACACCGTACGGAGTCGAAAAGATTTCGATGAAGCTAATCGGAAAATTCAGCGTCTATAATGTGTTGGCAAGTATTGGCGCATGTCTTGTTTCCGGCATTCCCCTTAAGCAAATAATTAAATCGATCGAAGAAGTGGAAGGAGTGCCGGGCCGTTTCGAATTAGTAAATGCAGGACAGGATTTTGCGGTTATTGTTGATTATGCCCATACCCCGGACAGCCTTGAAAATGTGTTAAAAACTATTAAGCAATTTGCTGAGCGAAATATTTATGTCGTTGTTGGCTGCGGGGGTGACAGAGATCGTACGAAGCGCCCATTAATGGCTAAAATTGCTTGCCAATATGCAACACATCCGATTTTCACCTCGGATAATACGCGAAGTGAAGATCCACTTAAAATCATCCGTGACATGGAAGAAGGAGTTAAGGGTAAACAGTACAAGTCAATTGTTGACCGAAAAGAAGCTATTTACTATGCGATAAACAATGCTCAAAAAGGTGATGTCATCCTAATTGCCGGAAAAGGTCATGAAACGTATCAGCAAATTGGAAGCGAAGTGTTTGATTTTGATGATCGGGTTGTCGCGAAAGAGGCGATTGAGGGGCGTTAA
- the mraY gene encoding phospho-N-acetylmuramoyl-pentapeptide-transferase, producing MLEQVIFFTILMAFLITVILSPIFIPFLRRLKFGQSIREEGPKSHQKKSGTPTMGGIMILLSIIATTFIMTGKFSEPTIKTYLLLFVTLGFGLLGFLDDFIKVAMKRNLGLTSKQKLLGQIIISAVFYFVLKTNEFSTEIRIPLTDYSLDLGWLYAFFIIFWLVGFSNAVNLTDGLDGLVSGTAAIAFGAFAVLAWNQSQFEVAIFSVAVVGAVLGFLVFNAHPAKVFMGDTGSLALGGAIASIAILTKLEILLIIIGGVFVIETLSVILQVISYKTTGKRIFKMSPLHHHYELSGWSEWRVVVTFWTVGLLFAVIGIYLEVWL from the coding sequence GTGCTGGAGCAAGTTATTTTTTTCACAATATTAATGGCTTTTTTAATTACAGTGATTCTGTCTCCCATTTTTATTCCTTTCTTAAGAAGGTTGAAATTTGGACAAAGCATTAGGGAAGAAGGCCCGAAGTCTCATCAAAAAAAATCAGGAACTCCGACAATGGGAGGCATTATGATACTCCTGTCTATTATAGCAACGACGTTTATTATGACAGGAAAATTCTCAGAGCCGACAATTAAAACATATTTGCTGTTGTTCGTAACACTTGGATTTGGTCTGCTCGGCTTTTTGGATGATTTTATAAAAGTGGCGATGAAGCGGAACTTAGGGTTAACATCAAAGCAAAAGCTTCTTGGCCAAATTATTATTTCCGCCGTTTTTTATTTTGTTTTAAAAACAAACGAATTTTCAACAGAAATACGCATTCCATTGACTGACTATTCTCTTGATCTTGGCTGGCTGTATGCATTCTTTATTATCTTTTGGCTAGTCGGTTTTTCGAATGCTGTCAATTTAACAGACGGATTAGACGGACTTGTTTCCGGAACGGCCGCTATTGCTTTTGGGGCATTTGCCGTGTTAGCTTGGAACCAGTCCCAGTTTGAAGTCGCAATATTTTCCGTCGCTGTTGTCGGAGCAGTTCTTGGTTTTCTAGTATTTAATGCCCATCCTGCCAAAGTGTTTATGGGAGATACAGGATCTCTTGCTCTCGGGGGAGCAATTGCATCGATCGCCATTTTGACAAAACTGGAAATTTTGTTAATCATCATTGGCGGTGTCTTTGTAATTGAAACTTTATCAGTTATTCTACAAGTGATTTCTTATAAAACAACGGGTAAAAGAATATTCAAAATGAGTCCGCTCCACCATCATTATGAGCTATCCGGATGGTCGGAGTGGCGAGTCGTTGTAACATTTTGGACGGTGGGCTTGCTATTTGCCGTTATTGGAATTTATTTAGAGGTGTGGTTGTAA
- the murD gene encoding UDP-N-acetylmuramoyl-L-alanine--D-glutamate ligase has translation MKYMNRYYHKKILVLGLAKSGVSAASLLHKLGAFVTVNDKKPLSENPEAQGLLVQGIKVICGDHPIELLDEGFELIVKNPGIPYYNPMIKGAIEKGIPVITEVELAYQISEAPFIGITGTNGKTTTTTLIYEMLKAGNKYPLIAGNIGTVASDVAQEAGNHNTIVIELSSFQLMGIDTFKPKIAILTNIYDAHLDYHGTKEEYIHAKAMITKNQMEDDYLIYNAEQEIVSRIAKNSRAKTIPFSAAQVLNEGIYVKDGAVFFNGEKIINTNDIALPGQHNLENILSAVAAAKLSGVDNEAIFRVLSTFTGVKHRLQFVCELNGRKFYNDSKATNILATTKALAAFKEPVILLAGGLDRGNEFDELVPSLKNVKALITFGQTAEKLERAGRLAGIKTILRVDNVESAVPQAFQQSEQGDVILLSPACASWDQYKTFEVRGDIFIEAVHKLK, from the coding sequence TTGAAATATATGAATCGATATTATCATAAAAAAATTCTTGTTTTAGGTTTAGCAAAGAGCGGAGTAAGTGCGGCATCGCTTCTGCATAAATTAGGTGCGTTTGTTACTGTCAATGACAAAAAGCCGCTGTCTGAAAACCCTGAAGCTCAAGGATTATTGGTACAGGGAATAAAAGTAATTTGCGGCGATCATCCGATTGAGCTTTTAGATGAAGGCTTTGAGTTGATTGTAAAAAATCCCGGAATTCCTTACTATAATCCGATGATCAAGGGTGCGATTGAAAAAGGAATTCCTGTTATTACAGAAGTGGAGCTTGCATATCAAATATCTGAAGCTCCATTTATAGGAATTACCGGAACGAACGGTAAGACAACGACAACGACGCTTATCTATGAAATGCTGAAAGCGGGAAATAAATATCCATTGATTGCAGGAAACATCGGAACGGTAGCTTCCGATGTGGCTCAAGAAGCCGGGAACCACAATACGATTGTGATTGAGTTGTCATCATTTCAATTAATGGGTATCGATACTTTTAAGCCCAAAATCGCGATTCTAACAAATATTTATGATGCCCATCTTGATTATCATGGAACAAAGGAAGAGTATATTCATGCGAAAGCGATGATAACCAAGAATCAAATGGAAGACGACTATTTGATTTATAATGCCGAACAGGAAATCGTCTCTCGGATTGCAAAGAATTCACGTGCGAAAACCATTCCGTTTTCTGCTGCACAAGTATTAAACGAAGGCATTTATGTTAAAGATGGAGCAGTTTTCTTTAATGGGGAAAAGATCATTAATACGAATGATATTGCGCTTCCCGGCCAGCACAATTTAGAAAATATTCTTTCAGCCGTTGCCGCTGCCAAATTATCAGGCGTTGATAACGAAGCGATTTTTCGTGTGTTAAGCACTTTTACAGGTGTGAAGCACCGCCTGCAATTTGTATGCGAATTAAATGGAAGAAAGTTTTACAACGATTCGAAGGCAACAAATATTCTGGCGACAACAAAAGCACTTGCTGCTTTTAAAGAACCGGTCATCCTTTTAGCAGGAGGATTGGACCGGGGTAATGAATTTGATGAGCTTGTTCCTTCATTAAAAAATGTCAAAGCACTTATAACATTTGGACAGACGGCAGAAAAATTGGAGCGGGCAGGACGCTTGGCAGGAATAAAAACCATTCTTCGTGTCGATAATGTGGAAAGCGCCGTGCCACAAGCTTTCCAGCAATCGGAACAGGGGGATGTGATTCTGCTTTCTCCGGCCTGTGCCAGCTGGGATCAATATAAAACTTTTGAAGTAAGGGGAGACATTTTTATCGAAGCGGTGCATAAGCTTAAGTAA
- the spoVE gene encoding stage V sporulation protein E — protein sequence MPTKKTTPDMILMIVTFTLLAVGLIMVYSASAVWAEYKFDDSFFFAKRQMLFAGVGIIAMFFIMNVDYWSWKTWAKVLLLICFVLLLLVLIPGIGNERNGSRSWIGVGAFSIQPSEFMKLAMIAFLAKFLSERQKMITSFKNGLVPSLSLVFSAFALIMLQPDLGTGTVMVGTCLVMIFISGARISHFVGLGFIGVAGFVGLVLSAPYRIKRITSFLDPWQDQLGTGFQIIQSLYAIGPGGLFGLGLGQSRQKFFYLPEPQTDFIFAILAEELGFIGGSFVLLLFSLLLWRGIRIALGAPDLYGSFLAVGIIAMIAIQVMINIGVVTGLMPVTGITLPFLSYGGSSLTLMLMAIGVLLNISRYARY from the coding sequence TTGCCGACAAAAAAAACTACTCCCGATATGATATTAATGATCGTAACTTTTACACTCCTGGCAGTCGGGCTTATTATGGTTTACAGTGCGAGCGCCGTATGGGCAGAATATAAATTTGATGATTCATTCTTTTTTGCAAAAAGGCAAATGCTCTTTGCGGGTGTCGGAATTATTGCGATGTTTTTTATAATGAATGTCGATTATTGGTCATGGAAAACTTGGGCTAAAGTCCTTCTTTTGATTTGCTTTGTTCTGTTGCTGCTCGTACTAATTCCGGGGATTGGAAATGAACGGAACGGTTCGCGGAGCTGGATCGGAGTTGGAGCTTTTTCGATCCAGCCTTCAGAATTTATGAAACTGGCGATGATTGCTTTTTTGGCAAAATTTCTATCAGAGCGGCAAAAGATGATAACTTCTTTTAAGAATGGACTTGTTCCCTCGTTGTCGCTTGTATTCTCAGCATTTGCGCTTATTATGCTCCAGCCTGACCTCGGTACGGGAACAGTTATGGTCGGAACGTGCTTGGTTATGATTTTCATTTCCGGAGCAAGAATCAGCCATTTCGTCGGATTGGGATTTATCGGGGTGGCAGGTTTTGTCGGCTTAGTCCTATCGGCGCCGTACAGGATCAAACGGATCACATCGTTTCTTGATCCATGGCAGGATCAGCTCGGCACAGGATTTCAGATCATTCAATCACTTTATGCAATCGGTCCCGGAGGGTTGTTTGGACTCGGGCTTGGGCAGAGCAGGCAAAAGTTTTTTTATTTGCCGGAACCGCAAACAGATTTTATTTTTGCCATCCTTGCTGAAGAGCTTGGTTTTATTGGCGGGTCCTTTGTTCTGCTTCTGTTTAGCCTTTTGCTCTGGAGAGGAATAAGAATTGCGCTAGGTGCCCCTGATTTATATGGCAGCTTTCTTGCGGTCGGAATCATTGCGATGATAGCAATACAGGTAATGATCAATATTGGTGTGGTAACCGGATTGATGCCTGTAACAGGGATCACCCTTCCATTTTTAAGCTACGGAGGTTCTTCATTGACATTAATGCTTATGGCAATTGGAGTTCTTTTAAATATAAGCAGATATG